The following nucleotide sequence is from Gloeocapsa sp. PCC 7428.
AGCGTATTTAGCTGCGAATCCAAATGTATCTATCGCTGATGTTTGCTTTAACGCGCAGACAAGGCGATCGCATTTTCAGCATCGACTTGCGATCGTTGCCCAAAGTAGCCGCGAGGCACAAGAAAAATTAAAACTATTTAATACTCATCAGCAAGAATCTACTACTAAGCATCGCCCAAAAATCGCTTTTTTACTCACTGGACAAGGTAGCCAGTATGCGAATATGGGCAAGCATTTATATCAAACTCAACCGATATTTACCCAACACATTGACCGTTGCTGCGAATTACTGCAACCTTATTTGAGTATCGATTTACGCGAAGTTCTCTATCCAAAAGCAGAATGTCAACTCAATTTAAACGATACAATCTTCGCGCAACCCGCGATATTTATTGTGGAATATGCGCTTTATCAACTTTGGACATCTTGGGGTGTTTATCCTGATGTAGTCATTGGACATAGTATTGGTGAATACGTTGCGGCAACAATTGCAGAAGTATTTAGTTTAGAGGACGCTTTAAAACTTGTTGTGACTCGCGCCCAACTGATGCAAGCCTTACCACCAAATGGAAAAATGGTGGCAGTCGCGGCAAATGAAACAACGGTTGCTGCAATCATTGAGGATTATCAACAAGTATCAATAGCCGCAATTAATGCTCCAGAAAATACCGTAATTTCAGGAAATATTAACGCGGTTGATGCAATTGTGACCACCCTTGAAGCGCAGCATATTGCGGCGAAAACTCTTGCAGTTTCTCATGCTTTTCATTCACCTTTAATGCAGCCAATGGTGCAAAAATTTGCCCAAATTGCCAGGGAAGTTGAATACAATGCCCCTAAGTTAAATTTGATTTCTAATCTTACCGGTAAATTAGCAGGCGATGAAATAGCAACCCCAGAATATTGGTGCGAGCATATTTTGCAACCAGTGCGTTTTGCTGCTGGGATGAAAGTATTAGCTGAACTTGATTGCAATATTTGTGTTGAAGTGGGAGCAAAACCAACTTTATTGGGATTGGGACGCGCTATACTTGCGAATTCAAATATTCTTTGGTTGCCAAGTTTAAAACCTTCAGATCAGATAAATCCTATATTATCAAGTGTTGCCCAATTATATGTTGCTGGTGTAAAAATCGATTGGCGTTCTTTCGGGTGCGATCGCCCATTACTCGCTTTACCAAATTATCCTTTCCAGCGTCAGCGTTTTTGGGTTGATGTTGCTAAAAAATCACCGCGCATTATTGATAATGGCTTGCATCCACTATTGGGACAAAGATTCGAGTTAGCACGCCCGAAAACTGTTTATTTTGAAAATTATTTGGGTCTAAATCGCCTTAGCTATTTACAAGATCATCAAGTTTTTGACAAAATCATTTTTCCTGGCGCGGGTTATTTAGAAATGGCGATCGCTGCCGGAAATTTGGTACTTAATACTAATGTGATATTAGAAAATGTCGAGATTTCACAAGCTTTAGTCTTAACAGAAACAAAGCTACAACTTGTTTTACAACACAACAAATTTGAAATTTTGAGTTTATCGGCAGCAACCGATGAATGGATAGTTCATGCAACGGGAAAAATTCAAAGTCTGAATGAACCTCAAAACCCAACTTTTATTGACATCGCAACGGTGCAAAGGCAATGTCAAGAAATTAATCCCCTACTTTATTATCAAACATTGCGATCGCATGGTATCAATTACGGTGCAACTTTTCAAGCGATCGCTCAACTTTGGCAAGGTGAAAATCAAGCACTAGCACAAATTCAGTTACCACCCGAACTTACAGATACGAATTATCGCTTACACCCAGTTTTGTTAGATGCTGCTTTTCAAGCGATTGGTGCGGCTGTAAATGAGGAATTATCGATTTACTTACCTGTTGGTTTAGAAAAGTTGGTGGTTTACAAAAATGCACCGCGCAGTTTGTGGAGTTATGTGCAAGTTTATACTACTAATGCCCCAGGCTCATTAAAGGCTGATGTGCAGTTAATTGCAGCGAGTGGCGAACTTGTTGCAACGATATCTGGATTACATCTACGACAAGCACAACAAGCGCTAGATGTTTACCGCGATTGGTATCAAGTAGAGTGGCAGAGTGAAGGTCGTGTAAGGTGGATTCCATCGCTTGCATCGGTATGCGATCGCTTATCTCCTACAGTACAAAACTTAGTTGCTCAACCGGAAATTCAACAATATCAAAAACTGTTACCGCAACTCGAAAAGTTGAGTATTTCCTATGTAATTGATGCATTTACATCGCTGGGCTGGCAATTCGTTCCAAATCAATATTTCTCTACTTCTCAACTTGTCGAAAAACTGGCGATTGCACCTCAGTATCAACAGTTATGCGATCGCTTGTTGGAAATGTTGGCAGAAGAACATTTTTTGCGTCGCCATGACGATTTATGGCAAGTTGTAGCGCTTCCCCAGTCAACAGCACCGCAGTTAACTGAATCGGTGGAGTTGACATTATTAGACCGTTGTGGTAAGGAATTAGCGAACCTCTTGCAAGGTAAAACCGAACCTCTACAGCTACTGTTTCCGCAAGGAGATTTGACAAACGCGACGCAACTTTATCAAGACTCGCCAGCAGCGAAATTAATGAATACGCTGGTGCAGCAGGTTGTTTTGGCGCTGGAAAAACCGCATTATCGCCGCGTCCGCATTTTAGAAATTGGGGCAGGTACAGGAGGAACTACGGCTTATTTGTTACCACATCTCGATCCGGCGGTAACGGAGTATACGTTTAGTGATGTTTCGCCACGATTTGTTCACAACGCACAACAGCGGTTTCAAGAATATGCTTTTGTGCAATATCGCGTATTAGATATTGAAACACCGCCCCAAGCGCAGGGATTCGCGGTGGATCGCTACGATATCGTGATTGCGGCTAACGTACTGCACGCAACTTGTTCGCTTGCGCAGAGTTTGGCTCACGTACAGCAATTATTAGTTGACGACGGGGTTCTAATTTTACTTGAAAGTACGCAGAAGTTGCGATCGCTTGATTTGATTTTTGGCTTGACGGATGGATGGTGGCGATTTGGCGATCGCGATTTACGCGCAAAGCATCCTTTGCTTTCGGTTGCCCAGTGGCAGCAGCTTTTAGCGAATTGTGGATTTGTCGATGTTGCGGCGATTGCACCGGAACCACAGTCAATTCTCTTAGCACGAAAGCAAGTTTTTTGTCAATGGGTAATTTTGTGCGATCGTCTGGGTTTGGGCGAGGAGTTGGCGCGGTTGTTGGCGCAGCGGGGGGATGATTGTGTTCTGGTTTTTGCGGAGGAAGTTGATTGGCGGCGGGTGTTTGAGGATGCGGAGAGGGGTGTTCGGGTTGTGTATTTGTGGGGGTTGGATGGAGAAACGAACCACAGAGACGCAGAGAGCGCAGAGGGAAGAAGCAAGGGAGGTTTGGTTGGTGAGTGTAGATGTGTGTTGGAGTTGGTGCGGGGTTTGGGGGATAAGTCGGCGGGGTTGTGGTTGGTGACTCAGGGGGCGGTGATGGATGTTGATCGGCGCGGGATTTGGCAGTCGCCGCTGTGGGGTTTGGGTAGGGTGATAGCGTTGGAACATCCTGAGTTGGGGGGTTTTTGTGTTGATTTAGATCCGGCGGTTGGAGTTGTGGAACAGGCAAGCGAGTTGTGTGCGGTGTTGGTGGATTCGCTGCCGCAAGTGGCGTTGCGCAATCAGCAGTGTTATGTACCTCGGTTGGTGCGTTATTGTTCGAGTTTGTTGGAAGTGTCAGAACCGTTTCGCTTGGGGATGTCAACGAAAGGGACTTTGGATCTGCAATTTCAGCCGATGATGCGAAATGCACCGCAAGCAGGTGAGGTGGAAATTCGGGTACGGGCAACAGGGCTGAATTTTATTGATGTGCTTGATGCTTTGGGTTTGTTACCGTTTGAACGCGATTGGTTTGGTGTTGAGTGTAGTGGTGAAGTTGTCGCGGTTGGTGACGGAGTTGAACATTTGCAGGTGGGGGATGCGGTGATTGCTTTAGCGCCTGCGAGTTTC
It contains:
- a CDS encoding type I polyketide synthase yields the protein MNQRSPQHDYRTLMQNALRELQQMRAKLATLEQNKTEPIAIIGIGCRFPGGADTPAAFWQLLQNGVDAIAEVPPNRWHLDSYFDPNPEAPGKIYTRYGGFIDNLETFDTEFFGIAPREALSLDPQQRLLLEVSWEALENAGIVPKNLSGSKTGVFVGISSNDYSHHLLTREPDEIDAYLATGNSHSTAAGRLSYTYGFVGPSFAVDTACSSSLVAVHLACQSLRNQECDLAVVGGVNRLFAPEFTINFAKARMLAADGRCKTFDAAADGFVRAEGCGVVILKRLADAIADRDKILALIPASAVNQDGRSSGLTVPNGPAQQSVIVEALRNGNIDPVQISYIEAHGTGTALGDPIEVNALGAIFGKSHTFDQPLRIGSVKTNIGHLEAAAGVAGLIKVILALQNRQIPPHLHYKQPNPHIPWQQLPIQVTTALTPWTGSIAGVSSFGFSGTNAHVIVAEATNSAVEASSHVDTPQILTLSAKTLPALSELTKRYEAYLAANPNVSIADVCFNAQTRRSHFQHRLAIVAQSSREAQEKLKLFNTHQQESTTKHRPKIAFLLTGQGSQYANMGKHLYQTQPIFTQHIDRCCELLQPYLSIDLREVLYPKAECQLNLNDTIFAQPAIFIVEYALYQLWTSWGVYPDVVIGHSIGEYVAATIAEVFSLEDALKLVVTRAQLMQALPPNGKMVAVAANETTVAAIIEDYQQVSIAAINAPENTVISGNINAVDAIVTTLEAQHIAAKTLAVSHAFHSPLMQPMVQKFAQIAREVEYNAPKLNLISNLTGKLAGDEIATPEYWCEHILQPVRFAAGMKVLAELDCNICVEVGAKPTLLGLGRAILANSNILWLPSLKPSDQINPILSSVAQLYVAGVKIDWRSFGCDRPLLALPNYPFQRQRFWVDVAKKSPRIIDNGLHPLLGQRFELARPKTVYFENYLGLNRLSYLQDHQVFDKIIFPGAGYLEMAIAAGNLVLNTNVILENVEISQALVLTETKLQLVLQHNKFEILSLSAATDEWIVHATGKIQSLNEPQNPTFIDIATVQRQCQEINPLLYYQTLRSHGINYGATFQAIAQLWQGENQALAQIQLPPELTDTNYRLHPVLLDAAFQAIGAAVNEELSIYLPVGLEKLVVYKNAPRSLWSYVQVYTTNAPGSLKADVQLIAASGELVATISGLHLRQAQQALDVYRDWYQVEWQSEGRVRWIPSLASVCDRLSPTVQNLVAQPEIQQYQKLLPQLEKLSISYVIDAFTSLGWQFVPNQYFSTSQLVEKLAIAPQYQQLCDRLLEMLAEEHFLRRHDDLWQVVALPQSTAPQLTESVELTLLDRCGKELANLLQGKTEPLQLLFPQGDLTNATQLYQDSPAAKLMNTLVQQVVLALEKPHYRRVRILEIGAGTGGTTAYLLPHLDPAVTEYTFSDVSPRFVHNAQQRFQEYAFVQYRVLDIETPPQAQGFAVDRYDIVIAANVLHATCSLAQSLAHVQQLLVDDGVLILLESTQKLRSLDLIFGLTDGWWRFGDRDLRAKHPLLSVAQWQQLLANCGFVDVAAIAPEPQSILLARKQVFCQWVILCDRLGLGEELARLLAQRGDDCVLVFAEEVDWRRVFEDAERGVRVVYLWGLDGETNHRDAESAEGRSKGGLVGECRCVLELVRGLGDKSAGLWLVTQGAVMDVDRRGIWQSPLWGLGRVIALEHPELGGFCVDLDPAVGVVEQASELCAVLVDSLPQVALRNQQCYVPRLVRYCSSLLEVSEPFRLGMSTKGTLDLQFQPMMRNAPQAGEVEIRVRATGLNFIDVLDALGLLPFERDWFGVECSGEVVAVGDGVEHLQVGDAVIALAPASFAQFVTTNAKWVVLKPHNLSFATAATIPANFLTADYALNHVAKIIRGKRILIHAAAGGTGMAALQLALQAGAEVFATASPSKWQQLQAMGVKHVFNSRNIDFAAEIMVLTDGEGVDVVFNSLSGDFIAKSLSVLKPDGHFLEIGKRDIWSQTQVQQVNPGATYTLIDLMSVAQQQPDRMQSMLRHLVSLFATSQLQVSPQTVFPIEKVVDAFRYMQQAKHIGKIIITHYPLPLTSFPGTYIITGGLGGLGLLIANWLVEQGARHLVLVSRREADAEIIQRIEMLKSAGAEILVISADVTDESQVSGVLSTIKSSLPPLRGVIHAAGVLDDGVMQQMTWERFAKVLYPKMLGAWHLHTLTQDQPLDFFVLFSSAASLLGSPGQANHVAANTFLDALAHYRQAQGLPGLSINWGAWSVVGAAAKRGVAQQMRSRGIHEISPQQGLQSFAALLRQTAAQVGVVPIDWSTFLQHTNSDFFADFQTATQPKSPPQSVKVERPQQLKAYLQTEVAQVLGLPISQLPALKQGFFELGMDSLMTVELKNRLETNLGVSIPASAIFEYPTIEDLAGYLAEKLANNSDTNLQPKTEDNDDPNLTNADIISELAELETLLQGQTDESN